The genomic interval GCCTTCTTCGACCAGACGCCCGTATTCACATAACCGGCCTTCTTGCCCAGAAAGTTCGCAGGAATCTCATAGAAATAGGTACTCGCACCTCCGCCCAGATAGATGATCTTGTAGTTGTCGGGGATGTGGAGCAACTCGCGGAAAAGCGCATCGGCCTCCTCCATCACGGCATCGAAATCCTTCGTACGGTGCGAAATCGAAAGAATCGAAAGTCCCGATCCGTTGAAGTCGAGAACGGCCTTGGCCGCATTTTCGATCACTTCGTCCGCCAGAATGGACGGTCCCGCATTGAAATTGTGCTTTTTCATAATAATTTGTTATGTGATTTTGAATATCCGGTCCCAATCTGTTAGTTTGCTAACACAAATATAAATAAAAAAATTTTATAAACACAATCTTCGCCAAATAAATTTCACTCCCCGGCAAGAATCGTCGCCTTTTTGATTTGTTTTTACTACTTTTGTTCCCGAATTCAAGCCATGCAATGCCATGATAAAGTCCATGACCGGCTTCGGGAAGGGAGAAGCCGCACTCCGAAATAAGAAGATCACCGTGGAGATCCGTTCCCTGAACTCCAAGCAGCTGGACCTCGCCCTTAGGCTCCCGGCCATCTACCGGCAGTCGGAATACGAGATCCGCAACCTGGTGACGCGCCTGCTCCAGCGGGGCAAGGTCGATGTTTTCGTCAACGTCGAATCGCAGGTTGTGGAGACCTCGGCGCACATCAACCGCGAAGTCTTCGCCGCCTATGCCGCCCAGTTGCGTGAAGCGGCGAGGTCCGCCGGTCTGACGACCGACACCCCGGAGTGGGATGCCGCAGCGACCCATACGCTGATGCGCCTGCCGGATGTTGTGGCCACCGAGGCCGAGACGATCTCCGACGAGGAGCACGACGCACTGCTGGCCGCCACGGAGGCTGCCGCCGCACAACTCGACGCCTTCCGCACGCAGGAGGGCGCCACGCTCATTGCCGACCTGCTGCGGCGCGTCGACCTGATCGAACAGTACAAAAACGAGGTCGTACCCTTCGAGCAGGCCCGCACCGAGACCATCAGGGCGCGCATCCTGGAAAACCTCTCGAAACTGGCCGTCGAGGTCGACCGCAACCGCCTGGAGCAGGAGATGATCTTCTACCTCGAAAAACTCGACATCACCGAGGAGAAGGTGCGCCTGACGAACCACTGCCGCTACTTCCGCGAAGTGGCGGCCCAGGAGGAGGGCGTGGGCCGCAAACTGGGATTCATCGCCCAGGAGATGGGCCGCGAGATCAATACCATGGGCTCGAAGGCCAACGAGACGAACATCCAGATCCTCGTCGTCAAGATGAAGGACGAGCTGGAGAAGATCAAGGAACAGGTACTCAATATTTTGTAGTTTTCCGAACCGCGGGGGCCGGAGAACGGACCGGAAGGGGAGGGAGCCGGAAGGCCGGAGGACAGACCGACGAGGACGGAGGACGGATCGACGAGGACGGAGAACGGACCGGAAGGGGAGGGAGCCGGAAGGCCGGAGGACAGACCGACGAGGACGGAGAACGGATCGACGAGGACGGAGGACGGACCGGAAGGGAAGGGAGCCGGAAGGCCGGAGGACGGAGGACGAACCGGAAGGGCTCCGAAATAATCCCGCCGGGCGCGGTCCAGGTTCCGAAAAACAAGACGCTAAGAAAAAATGGGAAAAGTCATCATATTTTCAGCCCCGAGCGGATCGGGCAAAACCACCATCGTCAAGGAGCTGCTGGCGCGCTATCCGCAGCTGGAGTTCTCCATTTCGGCCACGAGCCGCGCCCCGCGGGGTGCCGAACGCAACGGCGTGGACTACTATTTCCTCTCGCAGGAGGAGTTTGCGCAGGCCGTCGCCGAAGAGCGCTTCGTGGAGTGGGAGGAGGTCTACAAGGGCACCTGCTACGGCACGCTGCGCAGCGAGGTGGAGCGCATCTGGGCGAAAGGTCACGTGATCGTCTTCGACGTCGATGTCCTGGGGGGCATCAACCTCAAGCGGATCTTCGGCGACGAGGCATGCTCGATCTTCATCATGGCCCCCTCGATCGAGGAGTTGCGCCGACGCCTCGTCGCACGCGGCACCGATGCCTCGGAGGCGATCGAACGGCGCGTGGCCAAAGCCGAATTCGAGTTGACGAAGGCCCCGGAATTCGACCAGGTGGTGGTCAATGACCGCCTCGATGACGCCGTGGCCCGGGCCTGTGAAATCCTCGAACACTTCATCGCCCGATAGCCGCATGAAACGCGAAATGCTCTATTTCGGGTCGTTCAACCCCATCCACAGGGGACACATTGCCCTGGCGGAGTATGTGCTCGACCAGGGTCTGTGCGACGAGGTGGCGTTGATCGTCTCCCCGCAGAGCCCCTACAAGGAGGCCGGGGAGCTCGCTCCGGAGCTGGACCGCTTCGAGATGGCCGAGATCGCCTGCCGGGCCTCGAAGCACCCCGACCGGATCAAGCCGTCGGCCGTAGAGTTTTTGTTGCCAAAACCTTCATACACAATAAACACCCTTCGTTACCTGCAGGAGAACTTCGGGTCGGAGATGGCGTTTTCGATCCTGATGGGCGGCGACCAGATCGCCGGACTCAAAGGCTGGAAAGCGTATGAAAAGGTGCTCGAATATCCCATTTACGTCTACCCCCGGCGCGGGAAGGAGACCCGGGGGTTCGAGGGCCGCATCACGCTTCTCGACGATGCACCGCTGCAGGAGTTCGCCGCCACCGACGTCCGCGAGCGGATCGCCCGCGGCGAGGATGTCTCGACGATGCTCGACCCCGGGGTCCTCGACTACATCCGCAAAAAGGGGCTCTGGAGCCCCGCAACCCGCATCGCGGAGCTCACGGCCCGGATCGCCGCACGGCCCGGCGACGTGGAACTGCTCCTCGAACGCGGCAGGCTCCACTACCGCATGGGCGAGTGGGGCCCGGCCCTGAACGACTTCAACGCCGTGCTGCGCATCGATGCGGCGCATGTCGAGGCCCGGCAGTTCGCACAGATGGTGCAGGAGATTCTGGAATTCCGATACAAAGACATATACAACCCCTGAAAATGACACGTTTGAAGATCGCCCTTCTGGCGGGCGGCGACTCTCCCGAGCGGGAGATCGCCCTCCAGAGCGCCGCACAGATCGAAGCGGCACTCGATCACACGAAATACGACATCACGGCCATCGACCTCCACCACCGCGACTGGCACCACACGTCGCCCGACGGCCGGCAGTGGCAGGTCGACAAGAACGACTTCTCGATCACGATCGACGGCGAACACAAGCTCTTCGACTACGCGCTGATCCTCATCCACGGCACCCCGGGCGAGGACGGACGGCTGCAAGGCTATCTCGACATGATGGGCGTTCCCTATTCGTCGTGCTCGATGGTCTCGTCGGTGGTGACGTTCGACAAGATCACCACCAAGCGCACGCTGGCCGGGCGCGTCAACCTGGCCCGCGAACGGTTCCTGCGCCGCGGCGAGGCGTGGGAGACGGATGAGATCGTCGCCGGGCTGGGGCTGCCGCTCTTCGTGAAGCCCAATGCCAACGGCTCGTCGTTCGGCGTGACGAAGGTCCACACGGCCGGAGAGCTCCCGGCAGCCATTGAGGCGGCATTCGCCCAGGACGACGAAATCCTTATCGAGGAGTGCATCACGGGCCGCGAAATGGGATGCGGAATCCTCGTCACGCGCGAAAAGGAGTACATCTTTCCCATTACGGAGATCGTTCCCAAGAACGACTTCTTCGACTACGAGGCCAAATACACCGCCGGACGCTCCGAGGAGATCACCCCGGCGCAGATTCCCGACGAGGTGCGCAGGGAGTTGAACCGCATGACCCGCGAGGCTTACCGGGCGTGCCGCTGCTCGGGTGTCGTCAGGGTCGACTTCATCGTAACCCCCGCCGGAAAACCCTATTTCATCGAGCTGAACTCGATCCCGGGGATGAGCGCCGGGAGCATCGTTCCGAAGCAGGCCCGCGCAATGGGGCTGTCGCTCGGCGAGTTGTATGACCTGATTATCGCCGACACCTGCCGCAAATGATCGAGATCGACGACAAAATCGTAAGCGCCGACCTGCTGCGCGAATGTTTCGCCTGCGATCTGGCGCAGTGCAAGGGCATCTGCTGCGTGGAGGGAAATGCCGGAGCACCGCTTGAAGCCGACGAGGTGGAGATCCTCGCACGCGAATACCCGAATTACCGCCCCTACATGACCGGCGAAGGCATCGAGGCCGTCGAACGGCAGGGTTTCATGGTCGTGGACGAGGAGGGCGACCTCACCACGCCGCTGGTCAACGATGCCGAATGCGCCTACACCTATCAGGAAAACGGCGTGACGCTCTGCGCCATCGAGAAGGCGTGGCAGGAGGGCAGGACGTCGTTCCGCAAACCGATCTCGTGCCACCTCTATCCGATCCGCGTGATGCGCTTCTCGAACGGAACCGTGGGGCTCAACTACCACCGCTGGTCGGTCTGCGCCCCGGCCCGGCGGTGCGGCGCCAAACTCGGGATCCCGGTCTACAAGGCGTTGCGCGAACCGATCATCCGCCGCTTCGGCGAGGAGTTCTACAAGGCACTCGAAGCCGCCGAAGAGCTGATCAAACAGTAAACCGAACATACACCGATACAAGATACCGATCGAAGATGAAAAAATACGTACTGACCTTCGCCCTGCTGGCGGCCGCTGTTGCTGCCGAAGCCCGGGCGGCCCGGCCCTCGCGGGCCCGGCTCCAGGAGCAGGCCGTCGAGGCGATGGCCGAAGCCGATTCGCTGCGCCGTCTCTCGGGACTGCAGGACGCTGCCATCGACTCGCTGCAGAACCTGCTCGACAGGATGGAAGCCCGCCTGGAAAACCGGACCCGGAGCGTCCGCGAGGCCGAAGCCAAACCCGTCGACCCGAAACAGGCTGCCGCAGACTCCATCGCCGACCTGCAGCTCCGCCTGCAGCGCAAGCAGATCGAATCGACGTTCGATACCCACGGACTGACGGTCCTCGACACGCTCGATTCGGGAAATGACGCCCTGCACGTCATCCTCTACGCCAACAACACCTGGAAGTACGTCCGCAACCGCGCCGTGGCCAAGGACAGCACGATCTTCGAAAAGTATTGGGATACGACGTCGCTTTTCCCATATCAGGAGGTCGACATGTCGTCGATGCCCCAGTCGGTCGTGATCGACCTGGTCGACTCGACGAAGAGCTACCACTATCCCTACAAGGGTGCCGTGAACCCCCGCGGCAAGTACGGTCCCCGCCGCGGACGCCGCCATCAGGGCGTCGACCTCCCGCTCAAGATGGGCGATTCGATCTATGCCACGTTCTGCGGCCGCGTGCGCATCTCGAAGTACGTCCGCGGATACGGCAATCTGGTCATCATCCGCCACGACAACGGCCTGGAAACCTATTACGGCCACCTCTCGGAGCGGCTCGTCGAGCCCGGAACGTGGGTCGAGGCCGGGCACATCATCGGTTTGGGCGGTTCGACAGGGCGCTCGACGGGTCCCCACCTCCACTTCGAAACCCGTTACTACGGGCAGGCGTTCGACCCCGAACGGCTGATCGACTTCAAGAACGGCATCCTGTGCCGCGAAACCTTCCTGCTGAAAAAATCCTTCTTCAGCATCTACTCCAATGCCGGGCAGGATTTCGACGATGAGATCGCCAACGAGGAGCAGGACAAGAAGGAGGCTGCCGAAAAGGCCGCCATGCGTTACCACAAGATCCGCTCGGGCGACACGCTGGGGGCGCTGGCCATCAAGTACGGCACGACCGTGACGAACATCTGCCGCCTGAACGGCATCAAGTCGACGACCATCCTGCGCATCGGACGCACCCTCCGGGTACGATAGGCGCCAGGCACGGAAAACGGACGGACCGCTTTGAAGCGGTCCGTCTGCCATTTCAGTTCCCGGTCTCCGAGGTTCGGGAACGGCCCCGTTCGAAGATCCCGGCAGGGTAGCGGACATCGCTCAAAAAGAGCCCCTGCGCCGGGGCCCCGGCACTCGAACGCGACAGGTCCCGGCTCTCGATGATCGCCCGGAAATCCTCCGGCGTATAACGCCCCCGGCC from uncultured Alistipes sp. carries:
- a CDS encoding adenylyltransferase/cytidyltransferase family protein; this encodes MKREMLYFGSFNPIHRGHIALAEYVLDQGLCDEVALIVSPQSPYKEAGELAPELDRFEMAEIACRASKHPDRIKPSAVEFLLPKPSYTINTLRYLQENFGSEMAFSILMGGDQIAGLKGWKAYEKVLEYPIYVYPRRGKETRGFEGRITLLDDAPLQEFAATDVRERIARGEDVSTMLDPGVLDYIRKKGLWSPATRIAELTARIAARPGDVELLLERGRLHYRMGEWGPALNDFNAVLRIDAAHVEARQFAQMVQEILEFRYKDIYNP
- a CDS encoding peptidoglycan DD-metalloendopeptidase family protein, which translates into the protein MKKYVLTFALLAAAVAAEARAARPSRARLQEQAVEAMAEADSLRRLSGLQDAAIDSLQNLLDRMEARLENRTRSVREAEAKPVDPKQAAADSIADLQLRLQRKQIESTFDTHGLTVLDTLDSGNDALHVILYANNTWKYVRNRAVAKDSTIFEKYWDTTSLFPYQEVDMSSMPQSVVIDLVDSTKSYHYPYKGAVNPRGKYGPRRGRRHQGVDLPLKMGDSIYATFCGRVRISKYVRGYGNLVIIRHDNGLETYYGHLSERLVEPGTWVEAGHIIGLGGSTGRSTGPHLHFETRYYGQAFDPERLIDFKNGILCRETFLLKKSFFSIYSNAGQDFDDEIANEEQDKKEAAEKAAMRYHKIRSGDTLGALAIKYGTTVTNICRLNGIKSTTILRIGRTLRVR
- a CDS encoding DUF3109 family protein; this encodes MIEIDDKIVSADLLRECFACDLAQCKGICCVEGNAGAPLEADEVEILAREYPNYRPYMTGEGIEAVERQGFMVVDEEGDLTTPLVNDAECAYTYQENGVTLCAIEKAWQEGRTSFRKPISCHLYPIRVMRFSNGTVGLNYHRWSVCAPARRCGAKLGIPVYKALREPIIRRFGEEFYKALEAAEELIKQ
- a CDS encoding D-alanine--D-alanine ligase, giving the protein MTRLKIALLAGGDSPEREIALQSAAQIEAALDHTKYDITAIDLHHRDWHHTSPDGRQWQVDKNDFSITIDGEHKLFDYALILIHGTPGEDGRLQGYLDMMGVPYSSCSMVSSVVTFDKITTKRTLAGRVNLARERFLRRGEAWETDEIVAGLGLPLFVKPNANGSSFGVTKVHTAGELPAAIEAAFAQDDEILIEECITGREMGCGILVTREKEYIFPITEIVPKNDFFDYEAKYTAGRSEEITPAQIPDEVRRELNRMTREAYRACRCSGVVRVDFIVTPAGKPYFIELNSIPGMSAGSIVPKQARAMGLSLGELYDLIIADTCRK
- the gmk gene encoding guanylate kinase, encoding MGKVIIFSAPSGSGKTTIVKELLARYPQLEFSISATSRAPRGAERNGVDYYFLSQEEFAQAVAEERFVEWEEVYKGTCYGTLRSEVERIWAKGHVIVFDVDVLGGINLKRIFGDEACSIFIMAPSIEELRRRLVARGTDASEAIERRVAKAEFELTKAPEFDQVVVNDRLDDAVARACEILEHFIAR
- a CDS encoding YicC/YloC family endoribonuclease, translating into MTGFGKGEAALRNKKITVEIRSLNSKQLDLALRLPAIYRQSEYEIRNLVTRLLQRGKVDVFVNVESQVVETSAHINREVFAAYAAQLREAARSAGLTTDTPEWDAAATHTLMRLPDVVATEAETISDEEHDALLAATEAAAAQLDAFRTQEGATLIADLLRRVDLIEQYKNEVVPFEQARTETIRARILENLSKLAVEVDRNRLEQEMIFYLEKLDITEEKVRLTNHCRYFREVAAQEEGVGRKLGFIAQEMGREINTMGSKANETNIQILVVKMKDELEKIKEQVLNIL